Genomic segment of Drosophila simulans strain w501 chromosome 2R, Prin_Dsim_3.1, whole genome shotgun sequence:
GTGCGTGTGCTCTTCGCAATCGGCGGCAGATAAAGCGGCCTGTCCAGAGCCGATCGGCTGCCCTTTTTGGGCAGCAGCTTTGAAGGACGCGTTCATGGGACGCTGTGGCAAACaactcaattttaattaaacgttGCGCTCCGagaaataaattaagcatGCTGACCAGGTTGGCTGCGCAATATCTGGACAACCTTGGGTCCCCCCGCCTGGACTTGTCTCGGGCAGCAGTGATAAGTGCATAGCCGTTGCGTGATTCGACCCAGAAGACCGGGCGAGTGGATAACAGGTTCCCACCTCGGCTGGCTTTATCAAGCGGCACAAAGAGGCTGATTCTAGTATTGTGCTAACGCTTAATTATGTGCCACAACAAGTATTTTCATTCTTTGTACTTTAATGCATGGAACGCTACTTGAGGAACGCTTGCAGGCGATTCTGCTGCGTTTTGCTGGCGTCTTTAAACGCGCTCGACTTTAGCTGGGCGGCTATTTGCAGCAGTACGTTCTGCTTCTGGGTTTTGGACTGCGTTTTGGGTGCGGCGGGCGCCGGCTGGGCaggcttcttctttttcttcttcgaTGTCCGACTTGGGTTTTGGGCAGCTATGCCGACTGGTTGGGACGCCTTTTTCGACGGCGCTGGCGGTTTGGaaggctgctgctgttgctggggcgctttttgctgcattttcaGGCCTGCATTGATATCTTTATTCGGCGCCTGAGACTTCTTCCTTTTGgccttctttttgttttggcccgcTGGCGCAGGTTGTGTGGCTGCCATTGTCTCCTCCGTGGCTCTTACTTTGGCGCGCTTTCGGCCCTTCTCCAAAGCCAACATTGTCTTGTGATGGCAAACATCGCAGTCCACGGCCTGCAAAAAGGAATTGGGTTGAGGTTAGAGTGGCAGGAATGGGTccatatgtacacacacacggatCAGTTTGAAGCACTGTATAAAGATCTTTCAGCTTCTTTggtgttaatttaaattattattcgCCCAGAagctatatatttaaatttatattactaTAATAAAGTACTAAACTATCCATTTATACCATTCATACATGGAAGCATACAGAGGCTatcaatatttatgaaattaaagaaaaaagtaGTTTTGGCCTGGGAGACCTCTTTTCCTACTGTCTATACATAATTTCTATCAGCTCCTGGCTCTTACCATGTTACTGGCCATACGCTTCTTCAGCCACTTGGCCCGTTTCCTGGCCCCGCTGTTCATCTCGCCCTTTGCCATCTTGGCCTTCACGGCTTCCAGCTTGGCGATTAGTCTCCGGTTCTTAGCGCTCTGCTTCAGTTCTTGTGGCTGGAGGTGGAGCTGGTAGCGGCCACCTGTCCACTGGTTCCCGCAGCGGGAGCACATGCGTGCGGGTCCAAAGCTATCCTCGGGCAACTGGACATTGTGCCGGGCCAGCTTCCTACAGGTGGTTCTGGATTGTTTTGGAAACGAAATTTTAGTAGGTGCTTAAGGAATTAGCAACGAATCTCACATGTAATAGGATTTGAGGATCCGTTCTGTGTGGGTTTCATCAGATAGTTTGTTGGCACAGTTCCACAGCAAATCTACTGTTTTTTGATCACTCATGGTGGAGGCGTAAAAATTTCTGAAAAAAACCAGTTCTATGTATTTAAGCTAAATTATTTACTTGCGacttaaagttttattttttacaacaTTTATAAACGGAAACCTAACGGAAAAGCCAAACGTAAATAAGTAGCTTAAATAGAGGAAACATGGCAAAATTCAAGCCAAAATAGACAGCACTGACGGCACAACGTGCGCAGCTTAccagaaaaaaacaaaggtGAATTTCAATCTTATTTCCAGGTTTTTAACTTACCAGCAATGCGAGATAAGTATTGAAAGTGATACGTGGTAAATTACACTtcgatattcatatataacaTCAATAAAAACACTTTCTTATATTTCTTTAAGAAATGTAAACAGCTGTCGGCCGAAATTAAACCGGTAAATGTGTGCGATTGCTCAACCGGTTCAACCATTGATGTGAGACAGAGCTGCCACCCTGCGAAATCCGACAGTGTGGCAGCCACTGGCAACTCACCACTGGCATTTTCTCCCCAATTTCGGTTTTTCGCCGTGGTCAGTTGATGGTCCTACGGCATTTGCGCGTCgttttgaaattattcaacACATCTGAAAAGCCAACCGCCGAAACGGACAGAAGCGACGCGGAGAATTTCGAATGCAAACGGACGCGCAACCCGCCagtgaaaaataaacacacacatcaaATATCGCCAACGTGGAGTGTCGAGCAGTACAGTGAATTCAATAGCATAGTGCGCGCAATCACGActagcatttgcatttgcagctgcagcaacaacaatggacCCGTTTACTCAGGTACGAGGCCAATTCGCACACAACGAAGCCCTTTGTCTGGGATTGCACTGGTGTTAGTGATGGCACCCGCGGATTTTCACAgacatttcccattttccctttCAGCACATGCTCGAGAAGGCGGAACAGCGCAGTCGCGCCCTTGGCATCAGCAACGCCAGCAAGTTTCCGCTCGCCGAGTGCAGCGTTCCAAGCTCCTCCGCCACCTCCGCATCGGGCGGGGATGCTGGGGTCCTGGCCCCGAGGAGCCGGTCGCCTGGAGGCCAGAGCGCGGGTAGCGGCGGCGGCAAGGTCGTTATGTTGGGAAAGGCCACGCTGGAGGCGTCGCCGGCCAAGCCGCTGCGTCACTATACGGCGGTAAACAAGGAAAACTTGGATATGGGCATCGAGATAAACATAACCACGGACAAGCCAATTGGGGTAAGTTCCCCCTCCTTTTCTCGATTCTCTCCATTTGCTCATCCTTGCTGCACTACCTCCAGGTGCAAGTTGAGatccaggagcaggaggtgaCAGATGACGAAGATCAGGCGGAAGGGGGTGCGCTCAATCCCCTGCTGGAGGCGGAACCAGTAAACCAGCCACTAGCCAGGCTAAGGGACACTTCCCGCAGCCGACTGCAACGCATGGGTGCCCTGTACTCAAACACGGACGATCTATCCTCCCCAATCCACCGAACCGAGGGGCAGTTCCATGTGACAACGGGTGAGGAAGAGGACTGCGGCAACCGTAGCAGTAGGCAACCAAAACAGCGGTTGGGCAAACTGGCCGCCTTGGCGGATACGATCAATCAGTGGGAGGATGACACGTCGCACCACGAAGTGCACAGACCCCTCGAAGCACCTCCACCGAAACCGCATTTGTCCAGTCGAAGGGCCGAGAAGGGTCCAGCACCACTGCCACCCAAGAAGGACGAAGTCGACGAGGCTGCTAGGACCAAGCAGCTGAAGTGGGATCCCAAGGTATTGAGCTCTCTGGAGGCACAAGGTTTTCAGCGCCGCGAATCATCGACCATTAAACACACATATGATTATGCCAAACAGGAAGAGACGGCCCCAGCCTCCAAAGTGGAAGAGGCGGCATTAACTGCCAAGCCGCCAGTGCCGCAGAAATCTACGACGGTCAGCCAGGTCGCCAAGAACTTTGCCTCTTCTGCCCCAGCGCCCAAGCCCGCACCAGCGCCTGCTGTTAGTGTGAAGTCTGGATTAGTATCCGGACGGGCGGCTCTTTTTGAAAACAAGGGAACCGGAGGACAGACGCAAGGCCTACGCAACCAGAAGGATCCTTGTGAGCTGTCGCTGAAGGAGCGCATGAAGCTGTTCGAAacgggcaacaacaaagcgaTGTTGCCGATGGCGCCCATAGGATCTGCTCCCAGTATTACCCAAATCCGAGCGGAAGAGGTGAAACGTGAGTTTGTGCAGCCCTTCCATTTTCATAATAGCTATCTAATACTCATTTTTCCTTATTAACAGAACATTTAGCTGCAGTGCATCCGGTGACCGCTGCCGCTGCTACCACCGTGGTTGCAGCAACCAAGCCGAAACCGGAAAGCAAGCTGCGTGACAAGGTGGCTGCTTTGGTGGCAAATGCTCAATCAAGTGCTGAGACGCGTATCAAGGACATTGATCGCCAAAGGCAGGAAGACATGCAGATTATTTCTAATCGCTTCAACAAACAAAAGGAGCTCTTTGACATTCAACCATCCGACAGTTCTTGGGCTGCTCAGACTCGACCTCCCGCGCCAGCTCCCAGCAGAGTAGTGCGGCCCATGCCAccgcctccaccaccgcccatCGCTGGTCTCTCGCCCGGACTGGCCAGCAGCAAGAGGCGATCACGTAAGAAATAACTAAGCCCTTCTTCTAAGGACTTGTCCTTATACATCCGCAATTTCAGCTGGTGATGCGCCCACCACTGACGAGGATTCGAAGCGAGCCCGCAAATCGCATTCGGATCGACTGTATCCCGCCCTGTCCGACCTCGACTCCAGCGGCGACAACTGCTGTGCCGCCGAAACTGCCTCCGCTACGGATGACAGCCATCAACTGGACGAGGAGGAAACCGATAGGTGCGCAGACAAATGCTACTCCTGCTTGCTATTCCTGCTCTGCATCGAGTAGCATTCCAAGACTGATAGGCCTAAGACACATAGCTTTAAACCCCATCCCCTAGACAAGACCAACAAATAAAATCGCTTTCTTAACTAACCGTTTATCTTTGATTCGTGCAGTTGCATGGATGACGACCAGTCGCAGACTGAGGACAGTAGCGCCGGCATGTGCAATGGCAGTCTCGGCCGCGAGATAATGAGCGCAGTGCAGCGCAACGAAGCggagatgcagcagcagcagccgggcAAGAAGGTAAGTGCAGGTAGAAACTGTCATCGCAGCGGGTGGTCACCATTAACACGATTTCACACCTTTCCAGACTGTGCGCTATGCGGACCAGGACATGTATTACGACGACAGCTCTCTGAACTCGTCGCAGGTCTCAGCGGGCATCGATGATTATCTGGATGAAGCACTTGTCGAGGACTACGGCAGCACTCAGGATGACCAGAGCGACAGCGGGGACGAGCAGAATGCCAGTCGGCTGTCCTTGGGCGTAAGTATTTGCTGATTAAGTTTCCTTGtatatcaaaacaaataattctttaattacattttcagAGCAAGGGAACGACGGCCTCAAACAGCTTTTCCTTCCGAAAGAATCCTGCCTCTTCGTGCACGCCTATCGAGGAGCACCATGAGATGGAGATGGACCTGCAGACGCCACTGCTCAGTGGTGCCCAGCCGGTCAAGTCTGAATTGAGTGTCAACCAGGACAACGACAACCTGGTTACCCTGGTGCACACGGTCAGCTTCTATCGCCGCCAGCAGAGTGCCAACGTGAGTTGATTACTTATATGCCAACTAACAAATTCTAAGTACTCTGTGCCTTTAGAGCTCCAATTCCACACCGGTTCGCAAGATCTGTCGAGAGCAGCAAGTCATGCGATCAGCCCTAGCAGGCGATTGCCATGCCAAGCACAGACTGGAGTACGACTCTCCTCAGCAGTCTGATTACGTCGCAGGAGCAGTAACTGACATAGCGGATCAGaccgacgaggacgacgaagAGATGCAGAATGCGCGGGAAGTAAACGATGCATCGCAGGCACAAGACAAGATCAAAAAGCTGTTGAGCGAGGTGtgcaagcagcagcaggtgatAGGACAAGCCAGTCAGGCCCTGAACCTTTGCGCTGCCACCGTAGAGTTCTCCGGCTCCACAGAGTCCGTGGAGGGAGAGCGGTATCTTCTTCTTGCAAGTAAGTGTCTTACGTTTGCTCATCTGTATTGTATTCGAGTATAAATTGCCTGTTGAATTCCAAACAGAATGGGAAATTCGAAATAGGACCCTAAAGTCTCAGTGTCCAATTTAGCTGACATCACTTTTGTATCCTTGCAGCCCATCGACGCCAGGCGTGTTTGGATGAAGTCCAGCGTTTAAGAGTTGAGAACAGTGTTCGTCCGGTGGGGGCACCAAAAGAGAAGGGCCTACTGACGGTCAAGGACATAACCATTCCACTGCGACAGGAGTACGTGCGTAAAATGGCCTCGAACAACATTAACGGCCATCATCTTGTGTGCCTCCTGAAGTACAATGAGCACGTGCTGGCCACCAAGACAGTACCCACGATGCCTGGGCTGCTGTCTGTCAAGTTTCCGGATGTCCTGCAACTAAACAATGTGTATGCTGACTTCAGGGTAAATATTACAAGTTTTCCTTAGCcaatattccattttattgcGTAAACTTCGTCTGCAGATCACGCTAGAAATCTATGGCATGTTGGCTCAACGCGATCAGCTGCCGCACGAGCTGAAGTACCATATCAACCTGAACAAGAAGGGTGGCATCAAGACGCCAAAGAAGAAGGGCGGCGAGAATCGACTGGTGATGCCGCCAGTACAAAGTCCGGCGGGACCGCATGTGGTACGGACACCGCAGCTGGTGCAATACGGCTTTGCCATTTTCTCGCTGCGTGAAATTCAACGCACCACATGGACGCTGACCCAGGTGCTGGGCGTCAGTCCCCTGGAGGGTGTGGTTCACATGAAAGTCAACTGCGAACTATCCGTTAGCGTGGAGTACAAGGGATTCCTTACCATGTTCGAAGACATCTCCGGTTTCGGCGCTTGGCATCGTCGCTGGTGCTATCTGAATGGCTCCGTAATCAACTACTGGAAGTACCCGGATGATGAGAAGCGCAAGACGCCAATGGGCAGTATAGATCTGAATTCCTGCACTTCGCAGAAGGTGACCACGGCACCGCGCGACATTTGCGCCCGTCTCAACACCATGCTGCTGGAGTGCGAACGGCCGGCGCTGGAGACGGACCAAGAGTCCTTGATAATCGTACCCAACGGACGTACCACCACGGTGCGCCATCTGCTCTCAGCCGACACGAAGGAGGAGCGCGAGGAGTGGTGCGCCCACCTTAACAAGGCACTGACACTGCTGCGCGCTTGGGGAACCACCCACTGACCCGCTGACCCATTGCAATCTTGTCAGCAGCACGGACAATGACCACAAACGGGCGGGTTGTTAACAGTTTTCTCTTTTTAAGTTACTCAATTTGCTATTTTAATCGCGTTCGCATTggtattaattttgttttaactttGCTTTATGTTTCCAATTCAAATTATTCGTTTCCATCTTGAAGTGGGACACGTTCGTGTTCGTCTATATCGACTTAACCTtttacttatgtatgtacattgaATTTAGGATGACTCgctaaatatataatatgtgTAAAAcccagtaaaaaaaaaaactaacgCCAGTTGTACACTGATTATTTAATATAGTTTATTGAATACTTTTATACACGTACACATTTACATTCACATATATCGTTTTGCAAGAACTCGTGGCTATGAAGAAATCGCTACGTGGCTTCCGCGTGTTAACTATCTTTTTATCTCTGACCATCCGGAATCTAACAACAAGTGAGAGTTAAAGCTTGCGTGTTATCACGACGCCGGCTGTTCTAGTGCCCATCTCGGATTCGGCACCAGGTTTTCTGTACTGTGTAGGTGGTTCATGTCAGGTAGTCAGTGTGTCTGCTCCTTGGCCATCTCAATTGACTCTGGGTGGAAGATACATAACTTCCTTGCGCTTGTCACTTGGCCTAAAGGTCGGCCTAAAGGCTATCTACAAAAGTGGATTAcgcattgccgccggcggagtGTTCAGTGTGGGTTCCTCTACTTCACAACACTATCaaatgtatagatatatatttctcgtataggtatatatgtatatattttgacTTGAATCTGCTGTTAGTTGTAAATCATCATCCAAAATATTACAGTTTGCCAGATATGCAGGATATACTTGTGCTTTGTACAACAGTAGCAGCGCCCTCGGTGGATCGGGTTCGGAATAcagttatatatattatgtacacACTCTGTTGCAGAAGGCGAAAGGCGGAAGGAGGGGGGAACAACAATCGAAGACGAGAGCAGCGCAGCTACTGTTCGGTAATTCGGCATTCGCTGGTTTCGGATACACTGCCTCAAACTGCTTTGGATACTCCGCTTAGCAATCAAACTGTCAACGTTCGCTAGAATATTAGGGCTATAATACTGGGCATATTTCCATATACGTAATACGTAACATGTCTTGTCTTGTCTGTACTGTGTGGCTTGCCTGTGTTAGTTGGTGTTGCAGTGCAGTGGCAACGCAAAGATAAAGCGGAATTTCGATGCAAGTCTCGGGGCTGCTGAATTTGGATTCATCTAACCTAAGCACTAAACCGTAATCGGTGGccaatataaaattgaaaaaataactGCCTAAGCTTactcatattcatattcatgtTCGTGTTTGTATTCGCATGTGGTGTGCGTGTCGTGTCGTGTTCGTGTGTTGCTATGCACCTTTAATGAACAgtttaaaatttttcaaattcaacACTTAAGGCTACAACGGAATGTACAGtaaactattaaataaattaaaaagtaaaacgaTATGCGTGGAATACTATACATAAAAGACGGTCGCCGTGCCGGCCTGAGTTTCCTATGGATTGCCAGCCTGGCCGCTGGCCGGCACCTGGGCGTTCTGGCGCCGCAGATCCGACTGGGTGATAGCCGTGATAATGGTGCCCACAATCAGCATCACGGCCATGGTTATGTTGGCGGCTATGTCGCCAAACGTTGTGAACAGTTCCGAGTAGAAGAGCGTGAAGCATATGCCGAAGGTTTGAGCGGAGGCGTTCAGCAGTCCGGAGGAGGTGCCCTCCGGCTCCGGGAAGGTCAGCTCGGCGCCGAACTCGAAGCCCACCGGCAGATAACCGGTCATAAAGAAGCTGGAAGGGATTGAGTCACAGGGAAACCATTTAATTTGATCACACTCTACTGATATAGATTTATCTTCCAATAGAAACCTTCCTGCTTGATTGCACTTACCCCAGCAGAGAGGCCGTCAGGTAGACCACCGCGATGTGCCCCGTGTCCAAGGTGAAGGTGAAGATCCACATGCCCACCATGGACAGCGCGTAGACCGCCAGCGTCGTTTCCCTGGATGGAATGGAGGTTAACCACAATGAGTACCGCTCATTAAGCATTGAGAGCCCCTCATTCAATTAATAACAACTTGTGCAACTGCTGTGCCAAAACTTTCTCAAGCAGCCCGTTCTCAGCGGggccacatggcgtatgcgtaatgagTTTCGAACACGCTCGGAAAAGCCCTTGAAATCTGCTTGTGGCGCCTGTACTCACTTGAACTTGTGCGTCTTATCCAGCACAATGCCCGATACCACGGAGCCCAGCATCCCGGCTAGCACAATGCTGAGGCCAATACGTCCGGCGTCCACCTCGTGGCCGGGATAATACTTCAGCACCACCTGGAAGCAGACACCCAGCAATAAGACCCCATTAGCCGCTCATTAATCGAGTGGGAGTAGGCGTTCGTACCGGATTGAGGAGCGTGGAAATGGCGTAAAAGACGCCCACATTGATGCCGTACGAGAGGAGCAGGAAGATGAAGTTCCGGTTGGTCATCAGGTTCTTCAGCGACTGCATGAAGCTGACTTGCTCCGCTCCGGAACTTTCCAAGAGTTGGGCCGCCTCCTGGGCGGCGGATGGCGGAGTGGGTGGTTTGTCCTGGAAAACTGCCAAAAGTAGATATTTATTATGGGATTATCACTTTTAATTCTTGCTGCTCAAACTTAATGGTTTATGGCCTTTATAACATGTTTAAAGATTTAATCAAAGATgtggaatattttaaaagctcTTAAAGTTTATAACGATTGTTTATTcaaatgtaaaaatgtaaaattgaTGTAAATTAACGACTTAAACTTACATATCACCATCAGGACGAGCAGGATGGAGGTGAGCCCGGCCACCAAGTAGAACATCATCTGCAGATCACTGCCCACCGTCTCGAGATCCGGTGAATTGGGCACCAGCATGGGTGGCAGCACGAAgcccacggccacgcccagctGCAAGAAGAAAAGAGAGGGGCGGGATGTTCGATGGTACGTACAAGTTGCTCAAAGCGAAATCTGTTTCCGGTTCCGCCGCTGTCTCTGAATCCGCGTCTGTTTTTGCTCCGCTTCCGGACTTTCACTCACAACACCCCCCTTCCCCCGCTGACCCCGTGCACTTGTGTTACCAGTATTCACGCTGCAACtgtgaaattgatttatggtGGCCCGGATAGATGCAtactcctgctcctcctaTGCCGGATTCCCCACTAACTGCTTTCCTCAGTTGCctatgtgtttttgttttcgtcaAAGTTTGTGGCGCTGTTCCAGGGCAAAAAATAGATGTACACCCGGGTCAACTGCGACAGCTCCACTTTTTTCCGCACAAAAGTTGAGCTATGCAATTTTTAGTTGTTTTCCTTGATTTTTGTGCAGGATCGACGACGAGGTATCATGTGGATTATGTAAAAAGTAGCACTTTCCGTATCTCAAAAAGGTTGCTCGTAAATCGCTCAATCAGTTTGATGTAAATAAAGTCGTTTTTGAACACTAGAACCTTGGGAGCaaactacatacatatttatttgcccaaGGATACTATCGATTATAGGGTATCCTTCAGTCGAGCGACGCAGGTGATAATGCTATTTTATTAACCTTTTTTTCGGTGGCTATAAATCGGTTTTAGCTGACATATGACAGTCCGGAAAATAAATTGGACCGTAAAAGCAATTTTAGTGgcgtaaaattaaattcatatgcGCATGGAAGTAAAGTTAAGGCACCATCCTAACTGGATTTAATCCAGTCGCATATCgcatattatttaattagcaaAGGCCTTCGGCGAgtgtttacattttaattgaattgaaacaCCTTGCCttttgtgcaaaaataatCACCTCAGTTCCGTTGATTGTTTTCATTTAGGcaaacaaaggaaaatgccAGCCGACTGAGCAGCTCagctccacacacacaataaACTCAGCGGAGCATTCCTTTTTGGCAATAGCTTTTGGTTTCCCCACAACAAAGGAAAGGAGAACCAATGGCGGCCAGGGGAGCGAACTCAATTCCCACTGACCTTTGCCACTATCGTGACCAAACAGACACCGATGCCGGAGCTGCAGGTGGTCCGTGCTTCGGGTTGAGGCCACCATTTAATGGAGCACGCAAACATAATCAGTTTTCCCGGTGCCATCTTTACTTAGCAGATTGCCGTTCCACTTCATGGAGAAGGGCCGAGATTATCCGAGTAAGCCGAATATTTCGCATTCATCTGGGTTTTCCACGAAGAATTTCCCGCGGATTACGCAGCAAGCGTTGGGATTTTTCTTTGCGGAAACCCTTTCCAGGTAGAAAATCATGCtttccaaatatatatagtatatagtataaagttgtttgtttataattaaaattgcctGGATATTCAAACGttgtaaaagttaaaaatttcCTACGAAACACTTTCTCCTATGGAAATCCTTCCGTCATAAATGTCAAGGATCCAGTTTGTTGAAACcgatgaatttaaataaatccgCTTGATTCGGCAATGAAAATTGGATTGGTTTTTGAAATACTTGGGCAAAGTGAGTCCGAGCAAATTCATAGAATTGcagccatttgcataaatgtatCCGAGTGGTGGGTCATAAACCAGACAGATGCCAGCAGCtcatctccagctccagctccacctaCATCTCCATCTACCCATTGCCAATTCCCCGTCCGTTGTCCGTACCCTTTGTTCCGGTCATTTGGGCATTTACGAGGGAACGCAAAAGAACATTCGAGTGGGACCCTAGGCTGCAGTCTGAGCCCCCGCTCCATGCCATCAGGAGTAAATATTTGAGTCGGCTGGAGACGGATCGAACGTCTGAGCCTCGTTTGGAGGGACTGAGGGTTCTCCAATCCGGCGGAATGTTCGCTGGCGGCCCTGGAGAACGTTATTCTCGACTTGGCGGCACAACTTGTTCCGGCCGTGTTTACATGGCCATCCGGAAAAAAAGCAACGTGGGGAGGGGGCTGAAAGAGGCGGCGGGATAAGAAACTGTGTTTGCTCAGCACTCTGGCAACAATGCTCCTCCGCCAAATCCGTTTCAGCTCGGCTCAGCCAGTCAGAAATCAGAGATTTGGGGGGGCGGATGGGATGCTGCAAGCGCGTGTGGTGCGTCGTCCTTGCCAGATAAGGCTGCCAAGGCGAttgggagtgggtggtggcccGTTGGCTGGGCGTTCGCTTTCAATGTCACTCGGTATGTGGGCCACCTACGTGGCCCCACGCTGCGTTTTTTATGAAGGCTCTTTTTTTCGGGCACAAGTTCGGCTTGGCATTTCGACAAGAGATTAC
This window contains:
- the LOC6733401 gene encoding feline leukemia virus subgroup C receptor-related protein 2 isoform X1; this translates as MDLKHSAGGAGENSETFIATSKSTDMITPKEKEGKGLKAAGGHNPPAEGYKVYARRWAVLILFVFYSSSNAMQWIQYTIINNIITRYYGISDKWVDWTSMIYMILYIPLIFPGSWFLDKVGLRITALVGIVGTCVGAWIKVFSVDPSLFYVSFIGQSIVALAQVCILSLPARLAAVWFGPDQVSSATSVGVFGNQLGVAVGFVLPPMLVPNSPDLETVGSDLQMMFYLVAGLTSILLVLMVIFFQDKPPTPPSAAQEAAQLLESSGAEQVSFMQSLKNLMTNRNFIFLLLSYGINVGVFYAISTLLNPVVLKYYPGHEVDAGRIGLSIVLAGMLGSVVSGIVLDKTHKFKETTLAVYALSMVGMWIFTFTLDTGHIAVVYLTASLLGFFMTGYLPVGFEFGAELTFPEPEGTSSGLLNASAQTFGICFTLFYSELFTTFGDIAANITMAVMLIVGTIITAITQSDLRRQNAQVPASGQAGNP
- the LOC6733401 gene encoding feline leukemia virus subgroup C receptor-related protein 2 isoform X2: MSDANERSGLTAPQGYKVYARRWAVLILFVFYSSSNAMQWIQYTIINNIITRYYGISDKWVDWTSMIYMILYIPLIFPGSWFLDKVGLRITALVGIVGTCVGAWIKVFSVDPSLFYVSFIGQSIVALAQVCILSLPARLAAVWFGPDQVSSATSVGVFGNQLGVAVGFVLPPMLVPNSPDLETVGSDLQMMFYLVAGLTSILLVLMVIFFQDKPPTPPSAAQEAAQLLESSGAEQVSFMQSLKNLMTNRNFIFLLLSYGINVGVFYAISTLLNPVVLKYYPGHEVDAGRIGLSIVLAGMLGSVVSGIVLDKTHKFKETTLAVYALSMVGMWIFTFTLDTGHIAVVYLTASLLGFFMTGYLPVGFEFGAELTFPEPEGTSSGLLNASAQTFGICFTLFYSELFTTFGDIAANITMAVMLIVGTIITAITQSDLRRQNAQVPASGQAGNP